From Bacillus basilensis, a single genomic window includes:
- a CDS encoding DUF1304 domain-containing protein — translation MEIIAAILVGIVALEHLFIMILEMFFINSKVAQRAFKLPKHLEGDRNVAIMFANQGLYNGFLAAGLIWGLILGNNPIGYMIQLFFIICVVVAAIFGGFTSNKSIIVKQGLPAILALLALLSVI, via the coding sequence ATGGAAATAATCGCAGCTATTTTAGTAGGAATCGTAGCATTAGAGCATTTATTTATCATGATTCTCGAAATGTTTTTTATTAATTCAAAAGTAGCACAACGCGCTTTCAAATTGCCGAAGCATTTAGAAGGAGATCGAAACGTAGCCATTATGTTTGCAAATCAAGGTTTATATAATGGATTCTTAGCAGCTGGCCTCATTTGGGGACTTATACTTGGAAACAATCCCATTGGTTATATGATTCAATTATTTTTCATCATTTGTGTGGTAGTAGCAGCTATTTTCGGAGGTTTCACGTCCAATAAATCAATTATCGTAAAACAAGGACTTCCTGCTATTTTAGCATTGCTTGCCCTTTTATCTGTCATATAG
- the aspA gene encoding aspartate ammonia-lyase — translation MAMTNKNVRVEKDFLGGKELPIEAYYGIQTLRAVENFPITGYKIHESLIRAFAVVKKAAALANTDVGRLELNKGGAIAEAAQEILDGKWHDHFIVDPIQGGAGTSMNMNANEVIANRALELLGMEKGDYHYISPNSHVNMAQSTNDAFPTAIHIATLNALEGLLQTMGYMHDVFELKAEQFDHVIKMGRTHLQDAVPIRLGQEFKAYSRVLERDMKRIQQSRQHLYEVNMGATAVGTGLNADPEYIEAVVKHLAAISELPLVGAEDLVDATQNTDAYTEVSAALKVCMMNMSKIANDLRLMASGPRVGLAEIMLPARQPGSSIMPGKVNPVMPEVINQIAFQVIGNDHTICLASEAGQLELNVMEPVLVFNLLQSISIMNNGFRAFTDNCLKGIEANEDRLKEYVEKSVGIITAVNPHIGYEAAARVAKEAIATGQSVRELCVKNGVLSQEDLELILDPFEMTHPGIAGATLLKKN, via the coding sequence ATGGCAATGACAAACAAGAACGTGCGAGTGGAGAAGGATTTTTTGGGAGGAAAGGAATTACCTATTGAGGCATATTACGGAATTCAAACTTTACGAGCTGTTGAAAATTTCCCGATTACAGGGTACAAAATTCATGAAAGTTTAATTAGAGCGTTCGCAGTTGTAAAAAAAGCTGCAGCGCTTGCTAATACAGATGTAGGAAGATTAGAATTGAACAAGGGCGGCGCGATCGCAGAAGCTGCTCAAGAAATTCTTGATGGAAAATGGCATGATCATTTCATCGTAGATCCAATCCAAGGCGGAGCAGGTACTTCAATGAACATGAACGCAAATGAAGTCATTGCCAATCGTGCTCTTGAATTATTAGGAATGGAAAAGGGAGACTATCATTATATTAGTCCAAACAGTCATGTAAACATGGCGCAATCAACAAATGATGCATTCCCAACGGCGATCCATATCGCAACATTAAACGCATTAGAAGGTTTATTACAAACGATGGGTTATATGCACGATGTATTTGAATTAAAAGCAGAACAGTTCGACCATGTGATTAAAATGGGTCGTACACATCTACAAGACGCTGTGCCAATTCGTCTTGGACAAGAATTTAAAGCGTACTCTCGCGTACTTGAACGTGATATGAAACGAATTCAGCAATCACGTCAACACTTATATGAAGTAAATATGGGAGCAACTGCAGTTGGTACAGGTTTAAATGCAGATCCAGAATATATTGAAGCAGTTGTAAAACATTTAGCTGCCATTAGTGAACTACCACTTGTTGGCGCAGAAGACTTAGTAGATGCAACGCAAAATACGGATGCTTATACTGAAGTATCTGCAGCACTTAAAGTATGTATGATGAATATGTCTAAAATTGCGAATGACCTTCGCTTAATGGCATCAGGTCCACGTGTTGGTTTAGCAGAAATTATGTTACCAGCTCGTCAACCAGGTTCATCTATTATGCCAGGGAAAGTAAACCCTGTTATGCCAGAAGTAATTAATCAAATTGCTTTCCAAGTAATTGGTAACGATCATACAATTTGCCTTGCTTCAGAAGCAGGACAATTAGAATTAAACGTGATGGAACCAGTACTTGTTTTCAACTTACTGCAATCGATTAGCATTATGAACAACGGTTTCCGTGCCTTTACAGATAATTGTTTAAAAGGAATTGAAGCGAATGAAGATCGCTTAAAAGAGTATGTTGAGAAGAGTGTAGGAATTATTACAGCCGTGAACCCTCATATCGGTTATGAAGCAGCAGCTCGTGTTGCAAAAGAAGCAATCGCGACAGGGCAATCCGTTCGAGAACTTTGTGTGAAAAATGGTGTATTGTCACAAGAAGACTTAGAGTTAATTCTAGATCCATTCGAAATGACACATCCAGGGATTGCAGGAGCAACTCTTTTAAAGAAAAATTAA
- the ansA gene encoding asparaginase, producing MKRILLLATGGTIASVEGNEGLVPGLSAEELLNYFSKSSRNLEIDCKILMNIDSTNMQPEYWKEIANAVFNHYDDYDGFVITHGTDTLAYTSSALSYMLQGLRKPVVLTGSQVPISFKKTDAKKNVADALRFACEVVGGVFIVFDGRVIIGTRAVKMRTKSYDAFESVNYPYVAEVNEDEVKYHWKPTSSHNELSISTNLCTDVFLMKLYPGTKPEIFDCLKGLYKGVIIESFGNGGLPFEGRNLLSKIQELTEMGIAVVITTQCLEEGEDILLYEVGRKVAQHQVILSGDMNTEAIIAKLMWTLGKTNKLEEIKKIIEEPLAYDLTIKSDKDWE from the coding sequence ATGAAGAGAATTTTATTACTGGCAACTGGTGGGACAATTGCATCTGTAGAGGGGAATGAAGGGCTTGTTCCAGGATTATCTGCTGAGGAATTATTGAATTATTTTTCGAAGTCATCTCGAAACTTAGAAATAGATTGTAAAATCTTAATGAATATTGATAGTACCAATATGCAACCTGAGTACTGGAAAGAAATAGCTAATGCTGTTTTTAATCACTATGATGACTATGACGGGTTTGTGATTACACATGGAACGGATACGTTAGCTTATACATCTTCTGCGTTATCTTATATGCTTCAAGGTTTAAGAAAACCAGTTGTTTTAACAGGCTCACAAGTACCTATTAGTTTTAAAAAGACAGACGCAAAGAAAAATGTAGCTGATGCTCTTAGATTTGCCTGTGAGGTTGTTGGCGGTGTGTTTATTGTTTTTGATGGTAGGGTGATTATTGGGACGAGAGCAGTTAAAATGCGAACAAAAAGTTATGATGCATTTGAAAGTGTGAATTATCCATATGTTGCTGAGGTAAATGAAGATGAAGTGAAATATCATTGGAAGCCAACGTCCTCCCATAATGAACTTTCAATAAGTACTAATTTATGTACGGATGTTTTTCTTATGAAATTGTATCCAGGTACAAAGCCAGAGATATTTGATTGTTTAAAAGGTTTGTATAAAGGGGTTATTATTGAAAGTTTTGGTAACGGTGGATTACCTTTTGAAGGAAGGAACTTGCTTTCGAAAATTCAAGAGTTGACTGAAATGGGGATTGCTGTAGTGATTACTACTCAATGCCTGGAAGAAGGAGAAGACATACTTCTCTATGAAGTAGGACGGAAAGTGGCGCAACATCAAGTAATATTATCTGGAGATATGAATACGGAAGCCATCATAGCAAAATTGATGTGGACGCTTGGGAAAACTAATAAATTAGAAGAGATTAAAAAAATTATTGAAGAGCCTTTAGCCTACGATTTAACAATAAAATCTGATAAGGATTGGGAATGA
- the ansR gene encoding HTH-type transcriptional regulator AnsR: MLERLSELRKNQRWSLQETADRLGIAKSTYAGYENGYRLPSLQSLSKIADLFDTSVDYILGRIEHSHQNKDVIDITRLLNDPDPTLLIDGEVLSTEEIIDFIAFVRSKRELSSKRIENIEPTFES; the protein is encoded by the coding sequence ATGTTGGAACGTTTATCTGAATTAAGAAAAAATCAAAGATGGTCCTTACAAGAGACAGCAGATCGACTTGGGATTGCGAAAAGCACCTATGCTGGTTATGAAAATGGTTATAGATTACCTTCATTACAATCTTTATCTAAAATAGCAGATTTATTTGATACGTCTGTAGATTATATATTAGGTCGAATTGAACATTCACATCAAAACAAAGATGTAATTGATATTACAAGACTCCTAAACGATCCAGATCCAACACTTTTAATAGATGGAGAAGTACTTTCAACAGAAGAGATAATTGATTTTATTGCTTTTGTGAGAAGTAAACGAGAACTAAGTTCCAAAAGAATAGAAAATATTGAACCAACATTTGAAAGTTGA